A single Cyprinus carpio isolate SPL01 chromosome A20, ASM1834038v1, whole genome shotgun sequence DNA region contains:
- the zgc:112001 gene encoding ankyrin repeat domain-containing protein 9 translates to MDDERKQHKFISFLFYQAVRDLKPVWMLEDMRTMETFYWEEDAKQRTYSPSEALLYAIVHDHRAYAQFLLSHYAQEALAMPGERFCCCPSSAPHLAMAVRYDRRDILGHILQVAHRQPGLRSYMNRGGCFHLEDGKTPLHLACELLRADAVILLLGNGASPQAVDHNGMTPLDVILQQLWDSKVNVGAKKSCLDNLLMFMPEMRFKMKSSLRKEPERWSKVLGEDKLNYLIGRDPAPLFLIAMQRILAQLPPEQFPKSLDKLPIPASLKPLPKPPKQRSHLKVA, encoded by the coding sequence ATGGACGACGAGCGCAAGCAGCACAAGTTCATCTCGTTCCTGTTCTATCAGGCGGTGCGGGACCTGAAGCCCGTGTGGATGCTCGAGGACATGCGCACCATGGAGACGTTTTACTGGGAGGAGGACGCCAAGCAGAGGACGTACAGCCCGTCCGAGGCTCTGCTCTACGCGATCGTGCACGACCACCGGGCGTACGCGCAGTTCCTGCTCAGCCACTATGCGCAGGAGGCGCTGGCCATGCCCGGGGAGCGCTTCTGCTGCTGCCCGTCCTCCGCGCCGCACCTGGCCATGGCCGTGCGCTACGACAGGCGGGACATACTGGGCCACATTCTGCAGGTGGCGCATCGGCAGCCGGGCCTGCGCTCCTACATGAACCGCGGCGGCTGCTTCCATCTGGAGGACGGCAAGACCCCGCTGCACTTGGCCTGCGAGCTGCTGCGCGCGGACGCCGTCATACTGTTGCTAGGCAACGGCGCGTCCCCGCAGGCCGTGGACCACAACGGCATGACGCCGCTCGACGTCATTCTCCAGCAGCTGTGGGACTCCAAGGTGAATGTGGGGGCCAAGAAGTCCTGCTTGGATAACCTTCTGATGTTCATGCCGGAGATGCGTTTCAAAATGAAGAGCTCCCTGCGGAAAGAGCCCGAGCGCTGGTCCAAGGTGCTCGGGGAGGACAAGCTGAACTACCTCATCGGACGGGACCCGGCGCCGCTCTTCCTCATCGCTATGCAGAGGATCCTGGCGCAGCTGCCGCCCGAGCAGTTCCCCAAGAGCCTGGACAAGCTGCCCATCCCGGCCTCCCTCAAACCCCTGCCCAAACCCCCCAAACAGCGCAGCCATCTCAAAGTGGCCTAG